One Paenibacillus sp. J23TS9 DNA segment encodes these proteins:
- a CDS encoding NAD(P)-dependent oxidoreductase — MAKVVITGGSGMLGRWVVKHFVEQGYEVLNVDSRRPDEELCPTLIVNLEDLGETYSALAGADSVVHLAAIPAAHIRTPEVTFRNNVMSTYNVLEAASGLGIRKVVIASSESSYGIVFAVNPIAPQYVPLDEDHPQLPQDSYGLSKIVNEQTAEMFNRRSGIQVVSFRLGNVIPPEWYERFPSFINKPEERERILWSYIDTRDAAEACRLAIETDGLGAVALNLASDDSSMAIRSRELLAQRYPGVTDIRTPLEGHETLFSNEKAKRLLGWQPKYQWREQVE, encoded by the coding sequence ATGGCCAAGGTAGTGATCACAGGCGGAAGCGGCATGCTTGGACGCTGGGTCGTAAAGCATTTTGTGGAGCAGGGATATGAAGTATTGAACGTCGATTCACGGCGTCCTGATGAGGAGCTGTGTCCAACGCTTATTGTGAATCTGGAAGACTTGGGTGAGACATACAGTGCCCTTGCCGGCGCGGATTCGGTTGTGCATCTGGCCGCTATTCCGGCAGCGCATATTAGGACTCCGGAGGTCACATTCCGCAACAATGTCATGTCGACGTACAATGTGCTGGAAGCCGCATCGGGTCTTGGGATCCGTAAGGTTGTCATTGCATCCAGTGAATCCTCGTACGGCATTGTGTTTGCGGTGAATCCGATCGCCCCCCAGTACGTGCCCCTCGACGAAGATCATCCGCAGCTGCCTCAGGACAGCTATGGCTTATCCAAGATTGTCAACGAGCAGACAGCCGAGATGTTCAACCGCCGGTCGGGCATACAGGTCGTGTCCTTTCGCCTTGGAAATGTCATTCCTCCAGAGTGGTATGAGCGTTTTCCTTCGTTTATTAACAAACCGGAGGAACGTGAGCGTATTCTGTGGAGCTATATCGATACCCGTGATGCGGCTGAAGCTTGCCGGCTTGCCATCGAAACGGATGGACTGGGAGCGGTGGCGCTCAACCTGGCTTCCGATGATTCGAGCATGGCCATCCGCAGCCGTGAGCTGCTGGCACAGCGCTATCCCGGTGTGACGGATATTCGGACGCCGCTTGAAGGCCATGAAACGCTGTTTAGCAACGAAAAGGCCAAGCGCCTGCTCGGTTGGCAGCCTAAATATCAGTGGCGTGAACAGGTGGAATAG
- a CDS encoding sensor histidine kinase: MTHQPGKSFRTAWVRLRSWVNIWKSSIRYKWMLLLFLFSLTPLVVMGIISFSISKSTINDKVTEYSEHLLSQTADNLDTRLGIYKDMMMQVLNNNEIVNMLRVLDQSDPARYDVDSLSLTTKLSTIVAINQDVQSISFVSQKHYIKGIYRWSKRTPVEVGPFLKPLEDGSNFRWYPTRYGTYVDSLNSQSAHVFSLAKQLYKTSDDSPLGIIAVLDIREEVLKELVSKAVSNNRDLQSFIVDGQGRLVSYADNKLIGQSVTEVLGTDGYDRILHSDGGEQRFPLSYQGNNLIVNVKRLHSNDWMVVNVISKSALYQDSNRLLQIILIIALICIVFSIITAMVLANSITNPILKMIRLMRQVMSGELTVRYKAKHRHDEFDILGNNFNFMVTRIDELLNAVYVEQNQKRVAELKALQAQINPHFLYNTLDIIKWTALIQKANNAAEMVSLLSRLLRISLGKGEETVTVEEEMEHVKCYLGIQKFRFNFNIETEVDMDDEVRLLRTPKLILQPVVENAIMHAFGELETGGEIRIRCFKVPGEGIRFEISDNGKGMDPGFARSLLTEQTADGEKSGGIGLANVDERIKLICGKMYGLEIQSEPGTGTTIRIRIPMMT; this comes from the coding sequence ATGACCCACCAACCAGGAAAAAGCTTTAGAACAGCCTGGGTCCGTTTGCGATCCTGGGTGAATATATGGAAGAGCAGCATACGTTATAAATGGATGCTGCTTTTATTTCTGTTCTCCTTGACACCGCTGGTCGTCATGGGGATTATTTCATTTTCCATCTCCAAATCTACGATTAACGACAAAGTCACAGAATACTCGGAGCATCTGCTGAGTCAAACGGCAGATAATTTGGATACGCGCCTCGGTATATACAAGGACATGATGATGCAGGTGCTGAACAACAATGAGATTGTGAATATGCTGCGGGTACTTGATCAATCCGATCCCGCCCGTTACGATGTGGATAGCCTGTCACTGACGACGAAGCTGTCAACGATCGTGGCGATTAATCAGGACGTGCAGTCCATTTCTTTTGTATCCCAAAAGCACTATATCAAGGGCATCTACCGCTGGAGCAAGCGGACGCCTGTCGAAGTCGGGCCTTTTCTGAAGCCGCTGGAGGACGGGAGCAACTTCCGCTGGTACCCGACACGCTATGGCACGTATGTGGATAGCCTGAACTCCCAGAGCGCGCATGTCTTTTCACTCGCCAAACAGCTGTACAAAACATCAGATGATAGTCCGCTTGGCATTATTGCCGTATTGGATATCCGGGAAGAAGTTCTTAAGGAGCTGGTCTCCAAGGCTGTCAGCAATAACAGGGATCTGCAAAGCTTCATTGTCGATGGACAGGGACGACTCGTGTCCTATGCGGATAACAAACTGATTGGTCAAAGCGTGACCGAGGTGCTCGGCACAGACGGCTACGACCGTATTCTTCATTCGGATGGTGGAGAACAGCGGTTTCCGCTCTCATATCAAGGCAATAATCTCATCGTCAATGTAAAAAGACTGCATTCGAACGATTGGATGGTCGTCAATGTGATCTCCAAATCCGCGCTTTACCAGGATTCGAATCGGTTGCTGCAGATCATTTTGATTATTGCGCTGATCTGTATTGTTTTCTCGATTATTACGGCGATGGTGCTGGCGAACTCTATAACGAATCCGATCCTGAAAATGATCCGCCTGATGAGACAGGTCATGTCTGGTGAATTAACGGTCCGTTATAAGGCGAAACACCGTCATGACGAGTTTGATATATTAGGCAACAACTTCAACTTTATGGTGACGCGTATTGATGAGCTGCTGAATGCAGTGTACGTGGAGCAGAACCAGAAGAGGGTTGCAGAGCTGAAGGCGCTGCAGGCGCAGATCAATCCGCATTTTCTATACAACACGCTTGATATTATTAAATGGACGGCCCTGATCCAGAAGGCCAACAATGCGGCGGAAATGGTAAGTCTCCTCTCGCGGCTGCTGCGCATCAGTCTCGGCAAGGGTGAAGAGACCGTAACGGTTGAAGAAGAAATGGAGCATGTCAAATGTTATTTGGGCATCCAGAAATTCCGGTTTAACTTCAATATTGAAACCGAGGTCGACATGGACGATGAAGTCAGGCTGCTGCGGACACCCAAGCTCATTTTGCAGCCAGTCGTCGAGAATGCGATTATGCATGCGTTCGGTGAGCTGGAGACCGGAGGGGAGATCCGCATCCGCTGCTTCAAAGTACCGGGTGAAGGCATACGCTTTGAAATATCTGACAATGGAAAAGGCATGGACCCTGGTTTTGCTCGCAGCTTACTGACCGAGCAAACGGCAGACGGAGAAAAGTCAGGCGGAATCGGCTTGGCCAACGTGGATGAACGCATTAAATTAATCTGCGGCAAAATGTACGGACTTGAGATTCAAAGTGAACCCGGCACCGGGACCACGATCCGAATCAGGATTCCTATGATGACATAG
- a CDS encoding aldo/keto reductase family protein yields MKYRRLGGSGLKVSEISLGSWLTYGGYVERENAVNSIKTAYDLGINFFDTANVYEKGAAEVLVGETLKAYPRESYVLATKAFWPMGDGPNDRGLSRKHIMEQAHASLKRLNHDYVDIFYCHRHDPETPLDETLRALDDLVRQGKVLYVGVSEWQASQIAEAVGVADRYLLDRIVVNQPQYNMFQRYIEKEIMPLSERSGIGQVVFSPLAQGLLTGKYTSASDIPQDSRAAKLEWMRKGITEERISQVKQLEGIASELGISVGNLALAWILRNSNVASALVGASRPEQVTENAKASDVELSADVIDRIEEILK; encoded by the coding sequence ATGAAATACCGGAGATTAGGTGGCAGCGGCCTCAAGGTCAGCGAAATCAGCTTAGGAAGCTGGCTTACATATGGCGGTTATGTAGAACGGGAAAATGCCGTCAATTCGATTAAAACAGCATACGATCTGGGCATTAACTTTTTTGATACAGCGAACGTTTATGAAAAAGGCGCGGCGGAAGTGCTTGTGGGCGAAACCCTGAAAGCGTATCCGCGGGAATCTTATGTGCTGGCAACCAAAGCATTCTGGCCAATGGGAGACGGTCCCAATGACCGCGGCTTGTCCCGCAAACATATCATGGAGCAGGCTCATGCCAGTCTGAAACGTCTGAATCATGACTACGTGGATATTTTCTACTGCCATCGTCATGATCCGGAAACTCCGCTGGATGAAACCCTGCGCGCACTCGATGACCTGGTTCGTCAAGGCAAAGTGCTGTATGTGGGCGTGAGTGAATGGCAGGCTTCCCAAATTGCGGAAGCAGTTGGCGTAGCCGACCGTTACCTGCTGGACCGCATCGTGGTGAATCAGCCGCAATACAACATGTTCCAGCGTTATATTGAAAAAGAAATCATGCCGCTCAGCGAGCGTTCTGGTATCGGACAAGTGGTGTTTTCCCCGCTGGCCCAAGGCCTGCTGACAGGAAAATATACATCCGCATCGGATATTCCGCAGGACAGTCGTGCTGCCAAGCTCGAATGGATGCGCAAAGGCATCACCGAAGAAAGAATCAGCCAAGTGAAGCAGCTTGAAGGCATTGCAAGCGAACTCGGCATTTCCGTAGGAAACCTGGCTCTGGCCTGGATTCTGCGCAACAGCAACGTGGCCAGTGCACTGGTTGGCGCAAGCCGTCCGGAGCAGGTCACTGAGAATGCTAAGGCTTCCGATGTAGAGCTGAGCGCGGACGTAATCGATCGTATCGAGGAAATTTTGAAATAG
- a CDS encoding ABC transporter substrate-binding protein: MKSKGPFMPFMMVCMLLFSGCADDSYERKINTAEPVSVELSFWNPFGGGEGDFVERIIRDYNASQSKVFVKQLRLESNEYYARLSTALSLGKGPDVAVVHVDRLSPFIKAKQITGLDSLAEQAGFDFDEIEASNRQGVIYNGNDYAVPLDTHFHMLFYNKDILKKAGLLHVDGTPKLEAATPDGFTAFLKQIHARVAGVQPMAVNTPYFQESFLDLYYEAGGELLSPDMKRAEIHNEKAISVLAFYQQLFTSGLSDLNDQTPWDSFDQGKAGLWIGGVWEAGHHLGNPALDIGIMPIPPIFGSPVHWGSSHTLVIPAYVTEPKKLAAMEFMRYFSEEGGVIWGEAGHVPANHEVAKSSAYQELPYRKLFIASRDHVKFAPKTDKYAALFTAISEDLQNIVQKGIKPEEGLAALEKKLNQILAN, from the coding sequence ATGAAGAGCAAGGGCCCGTTCATGCCGTTCATGATGGTGTGCATGCTGCTGTTTTCAGGGTGTGCGGATGACTCTTATGAAAGGAAAATAAACACGGCAGAACCGGTGTCTGTGGAGCTGTCCTTTTGGAATCCCTTTGGCGGCGGTGAGGGGGATTTTGTGGAGCGGATCATCCGGGATTATAACGCCTCGCAGAGCAAAGTGTTTGTGAAGCAGCTACGGCTCGAGTCCAATGAGTATTATGCCAGGCTTAGCACCGCGCTTTCGCTGGGAAAAGGGCCGGATGTGGCCGTTGTCCATGTGGACCGGTTATCTCCTTTTATTAAAGCCAAGCAAATTACCGGGCTGGATTCGTTGGCGGAGCAGGCAGGGTTTGATTTTGACGAGATTGAGGCATCTAATCGTCAGGGCGTGATCTATAACGGGAATGATTATGCGGTGCCTCTGGATACACATTTTCACATGCTTTTTTACAATAAAGACATTCTGAAGAAGGCCGGACTGTTACATGTGGACGGAACACCGAAGCTCGAAGCAGCCACGCCGGATGGATTTACCGCATTTCTGAAACAAATTCATGCACGGGTTGCCGGTGTGCAGCCGATGGCGGTGAACACGCCTTATTTTCAGGAATCGTTTCTGGATTTGTATTATGAGGCTGGCGGTGAGCTGCTGAGTCCGGACATGAAAAGAGCAGAGATACATAATGAAAAGGCCATTTCGGTTCTCGCGTTCTATCAGCAGTTGTTTACAAGTGGACTCAGCGACCTGAATGATCAAACGCCGTGGGATTCCTTTGATCAAGGTAAGGCCGGACTATGGATTGGCGGCGTCTGGGAAGCTGGTCATCATCTCGGCAATCCGGCACTGGATATAGGCATTATGCCGATACCGCCGATCTTCGGCAGTCCGGTTCACTGGGGCAGCTCGCATACGTTGGTCATCCCGGCTTACGTCACGGAGCCAAAGAAGCTGGCAGCAATGGAGTTCATGAGGTATTTCTCTGAGGAGGGCGGAGTGATCTGGGGAGAGGCGGGGCATGTTCCGGCCAATCATGAGGTCGCAAAGAGCAGCGCCTACCAAGAACTGCCGTACCGTAAGCTGTTTATAGCATCGCGTGACCATGTTAAATTTGCACCCAAAACAGATAAATACGCTGCGCTCTTCACCGCCATCTCCGAGGATCTGCAGAACATCGTGCAGAAAGGGATCAAGCCTGAGGAAGGGTTGGCAGCGCTGGAGAAGAAGCTAAACCAGATTTTGGCGAACTAA
- a CDS encoding helix-turn-helix domain-containing protein: protein MTTTKKASSYIPKNPDFIECNIEKTLDVLGGKWAFLVIRELFGGTLRFGELQRRISSVSPRALTSTLRHLEENGVLEREVFPTVPVTVEYTLTPKGQDLHVICHEMKLWAARWT, encoded by the coding sequence GTGACAACAACGAAAAAAGCCAGCAGCTATATCCCGAAAAACCCGGATTTCATCGAATGTAATATTGAAAAAACGCTGGATGTGCTTGGCGGAAAATGGGCTTTTCTCGTTATCCGTGAATTATTTGGCGGCACCCTTCGCTTCGGTGAACTGCAGCGCCGGATTTCGAGTGTAAGTCCCCGGGCTTTAACCAGTACACTGCGCCACCTCGAAGAAAATGGGGTGCTTGAACGCGAGGTTTTCCCGACCGTTCCTGTGACCGTAGAGTATACACTGACGCCAAAGGGCCAGGATTTACACGTGATATGTCATGAAATGAAGCTATGGGCGGCGCGGTGGACGTAA
- a CDS encoding response regulator: MHQVMIVEDEFIVRYGIRSMIEWEKIGLQLTGEAANGKEALELMKAGLPDILITDIKMPVMDGIELIAEVRRISPDIKIIILSNLEDFQYAKEAIKHGVSEYLIKSDMMPRDFEQALLKLKESAGRGNAANEGAPASQPEPAHKEKFLVDLIEGTIRGAAEGSNKAEQLGMAQLHRAYLMHISLNDSELGFTERLSLIRHKLEQVWAEGSSSYEVFPDKQGEINVLFLDYVSEEGPSPEGDMQKLRQWAEDFIQQLSKPSGRLATIGISSRIWEWTDVKEAYAQAVKAEKQKMFLGCGHAIIYGTDDMNMPAAKVEHLRISSHQIQSMVYAFQSKELTEYLEELFKQLAARRDVDLVQIISLELLMILTTLWPDVSTDAQQVLELKKQYFDELSRLETLEQNRIWFIQAFDALVQHLILMYNSDRNSIIKATQYIQQYYHQEISLQSISTLVHLSKNYFANLFKKEVGESFLEYLTRIRIDKAKTLLTGDLKAGDVGSLVGIQDPKYFSKVFKKITGVSPSEYRHLVREER, translated from the coding sequence ATGCATCAAGTCATGATTGTAGAAGATGAATTTATTGTTAGATACGGAATTCGCTCGATGATTGAATGGGAGAAGATCGGGCTTCAGCTGACGGGTGAGGCTGCCAACGGCAAGGAGGCGCTTGAGCTGATGAAGGCCGGACTACCGGATATTCTTATAACCGATATTAAAATGCCCGTTATGGATGGCATTGAGCTCATTGCCGAAGTGCGGCGGATCTCTCCTGATATTAAAATTATCATCCTGAGCAATCTGGAGGATTTTCAGTACGCCAAGGAAGCGATCAAACATGGCGTTTCCGAATATTTGATCAAATCGGATATGATGCCCCGCGACTTTGAGCAGGCGCTGCTGAAGCTGAAGGAGAGTGCCGGCAGAGGAAACGCCGCCAATGAAGGGGCGCCAGCCTCTCAGCCTGAACCGGCACATAAAGAAAAGTTTCTGGTTGATTTGATTGAAGGAACGATCCGGGGGGCAGCCGAAGGCTCAAACAAGGCAGAGCAGCTTGGCATGGCACAGCTTCATCGTGCTTACTTAATGCATATCAGTCTTAATGACTCCGAGCTGGGATTCACGGAAAGGTTGTCCCTCATCCGGCATAAACTTGAACAAGTATGGGCCGAAGGCAGCTCAAGCTATGAAGTCTTTCCCGACAAGCAGGGGGAAATCAATGTTCTGTTTCTGGATTATGTGAGTGAAGAGGGGCCTTCCCCTGAGGGAGATATGCAGAAGCTGAGACAGTGGGCGGAAGACTTCATCCAGCAGCTATCCAAGCCGTCCGGAAGGCTGGCAACCATCGGTATCAGCAGCCGCATCTGGGAATGGACCGACGTTAAGGAGGCCTATGCCCAAGCAGTCAAGGCAGAGAAGCAGAAAATGTTCCTGGGATGCGGACATGCCATCATCTATGGAACCGATGATATGAATATGCCTGCAGCGAAGGTGGAGCATCTGCGGATCAGCAGTCATCAGATCCAGTCCATGGTTTATGCTTTTCAGTCCAAAGAATTGACGGAGTACCTCGAGGAGCTGTTTAAACAGCTCGCAGCCCGCCGGGACGTGGACTTGGTGCAGATCATTTCCCTCGAGCTGCTGATGATACTAACGACCTTGTGGCCGGATGTATCCACGGATGCCCAGCAGGTGCTGGAGCTGAAGAAGCAGTATTTCGATGAGCTATCCAGGCTGGAGACCCTGGAGCAGAACCGCATCTGGTTCATTCAGGCGTTTGATGCCCTGGTTCAGCATCTGATACTAATGTACAACAGCGACCGCAATAGTATTATCAAAGCAACCCAGTATATCCAGCAGTATTACCACCAGGAGATATCACTGCAATCGATCAGCACTCTGGTCCATTTAAGCAAGAATTACTTTGCGAACTTGTTCAAAAAGGAAGTGGGGGAAAGCTTCCTGGAATATCTTACGCGGATCCGCATTGATAAAGCCAAAACATTGCTTACGGGGGATCTGAAAGCGGGGGATGTCGGCAGCTTGGTCGGTATACAGGATCCAAAGTATTTTTCAAAAGTATTCAAGAAAATTACGGGCGTATCTCCGTCGGAATATCGTCACCTCGTGCGGGAGGAGCGGTAA
- a CDS encoding carbohydrate ABC transporter permease codes for MNKTALNILAIVLAILFVFPLIWMLLVSLKPDGVNVYTLADWVNWSDLNLDNYVKVIRDSQILRWTWNSLVIGILTTVISILFSSLAAFAFSKLPFRTRGIFYVIIVSGLLIPTEAILIPLYETALHLKLIDNIWAIILPGLTNPLGILLLKQFMDGVPKDYIEAAQIDGSRNFRLWWSICLPLTRSAMVSVGIFFFIISWNNFLWPYLSITSEENMILSAGLPTFLSNNTMSLNLIMTASAIAAIPTIVVFILLQRHIVQGVSMSGVKG; via the coding sequence ATGAATAAGACCGCCTTAAATATCCTAGCCATCGTCCTAGCCATTTTGTTTGTATTTCCATTGATCTGGATGCTTCTGGTCTCTCTGAAGCCTGACGGCGTGAATGTCTATACGCTTGCAGATTGGGTAAACTGGTCCGATCTCAATTTGGATAATTACGTCAAGGTGATCCGGGATTCGCAGATTCTTCGCTGGACCTGGAACAGCTTGGTCATCGGGATCCTGACGACCGTCATCTCCATTTTGTTCAGTTCGCTTGCAGCATTCGCCTTCTCCAAGCTGCCTTTCAGAACCCGGGGGATTTTCTATGTCATCATTGTTTCCGGTCTTCTCATTCCAACGGAAGCGATTTTGATCCCGCTCTACGAAACAGCGCTGCATTTGAAGCTGATCGACAACATCTGGGCTATTATTTTGCCGGGGCTTACGAACCCGCTCGGAATTCTGCTCCTGAAGCAATTTATGGATGGGGTGCCCAAGGATTATATCGAAGCTGCGCAGATTGACGGCAGCCGTAATTTCCGTCTGTGGTGGAGTATCTGCCTGCCGTTGACGCGTTCGGCCATGGTGTCTGTAGGCATTTTCTTCTTCATCATATCCTGGAACAATTTCCTATGGCCGTATCTGTCCATTACTTCTGAGGAAAATATGATATTGTCGGCAGGGCTGCCTACCTTTTTGTCGAATAATACAATGTCCTTAAACCTGATTATGACCGCCAGCGCCATTGCGGCCATTCCGACCATCGTGGTCTTTATCCTGCTTCAGCGCCATATTGTGCAGGGGGTATCGATGTCAGGCGTGAAGGGGTAA
- a CDS encoding carbohydrate ABC transporter permease: METKLNEGKGSMALRKREPLRIRTELKAILYLIPFLVPFAVFYLWPVLRGAWMSLHVWSIQGMEKYVAFANYKKIITNSDFYQYMWHSFYFVLLCAPTVIILGLILALIINQKLWFRTLIRSVFFLPYVLSVSVISFIWLRLFDTKNGPVNAFLHLLGLPSDINWLTDHRFVWWAITIATDWWTVGFVMVLFLAGLQEIPTDQYEAAKIDGANAWKRFLHITLPGLSSVMKIQIFYQIISCLKLFGQVQIMTGGGPGDSTNTMIRYIYVTGFKKDMFGLASAQSIIFCLIMLLIAVIQFKFTDRKDG, translated from the coding sequence ATGGAGACAAAATTGAACGAAGGCAAAGGATCCATGGCTCTGCGTAAGAGGGAACCTTTGCGCATACGTACCGAACTTAAAGCTATCCTGTACCTGATCCCGTTCCTGGTGCCGTTTGCGGTGTTCTATTTGTGGCCTGTGCTGCGCGGCGCGTGGATGAGCCTGCATGTCTGGAGCATTCAAGGTATGGAGAAGTATGTTGCGTTTGCCAACTATAAAAAAATAATAACGAATTCTGATTTTTATCAGTATATGTGGCACTCCTTTTATTTTGTACTGCTATGCGCCCCAACCGTCATTATTCTGGGGCTGATATTAGCACTGATTATCAACCAGAAACTTTGGTTTCGGACATTGATCCGTTCAGTGTTTTTCCTGCCATACGTGTTGTCCGTGTCGGTCATCAGCTTTATTTGGCTGCGTCTTTTCGACACCAAGAACGGCCCGGTGAATGCATTCCTGCATCTGTTGGGACTTCCTTCAGACATCAACTGGCTGACAGACCATAGATTCGTCTGGTGGGCCATTACGATAGCAACAGACTGGTGGACCGTCGGTTTCGTCATGGTCCTTTTCCTTGCAGGGCTGCAGGAGATTCCCACCGATCAGTACGAAGCGGCTAAGATTGACGGCGCGAATGCCTGGAAACGATTCCTGCACATCACGTTGCCGGGACTGTCCAGTGTGATGAAAATCCAAATCTTTTATCAGATCATCAGCTGCCTGAAACTGTTCGGCCAGGTACAGATTATGACGGGAGGCGGACCGGGAGATTCCACGAATACGATGATCAGGTATATTTACGTGACCGGATTCAAAAAGGATATGTTTGGTCTTGCCTCCGCACAGTCGATCATTTTCTGCCTCATTATGCTGCTTATTGCCGTCATTCAATTCAAATTTACCGACCGGAAAGACGGATAA
- a CDS encoding DUF3298 and DUF4163 domain-containing protein, whose translation MPLYHPPVNIRTLTYTATGIVIHYPQVSGLADRQAEDRINHAIILKIQDMQRIQQHMQTGTNPNTIGNFEIKTNERGILSLMLSNYTYSTPMAHGYTVAKGLTFNTATGAAYSFSNLFKPGSNYQALLTAEVNEQIKKRNLPVLEGITVSVQPNQDFYLADKSLVIFYPLYAITPYYVGFPMFPVSVYDLQDIATEDGPITVLAADIA comes from the coding sequence ATGCCTCTTTACCACCCGCCAGTGAACATACGCACGCTGACATATACAGCCACCGGCATAGTTATCCATTATCCTCAGGTCAGCGGACTTGCAGACCGGCAAGCAGAAGATCGGATAAACCATGCGATCATTTTGAAGATACAGGATATGCAGCGCATCCAGCAGCATATGCAGACAGGGACTAACCCAAACACGATAGGGAATTTTGAGATCAAAACCAACGAACGCGGCATTCTCAGCCTTATGCTCAGCAACTATACGTATTCCACACCCATGGCCCATGGTTATACGGTTGCAAAGGGACTTACCTTTAATACAGCCACCGGCGCCGCCTATTCATTTTCAAATCTATTCAAGCCAGGCTCGAACTACCAAGCTCTTCTGACCGCTGAGGTTAATGAGCAGATTAAAAAGCGAAATCTTCCTGTACTTGAAGGCATAACGGTGTCGGTGCAGCCGAATCAGGACTTTTACCTGGCCGATAAATCCCTGGTCATTTTCTATCCACTCTACGCTATTACGCCATATTACGTCGGCTTCCCGATGTTCCCGGTTTCGGTGTACGACCTGCAAGATATCGCCACTGAGGACGGCCCCATCACCGTACTGGCAGCAGACATCGCATAA
- a CDS encoding ABC transporter substrate-binding protein encodes MKMNKKKKWTGILTAGLTLALVLSGCSSQTKDSSSSSTTTTDAPKTESAGGSPVEITFWNMFGGGEGDFVDQIIKGFNDSQKEVTVKQLRLESNEYYAKLSTALSSSKGPDVAVAHVDRISPFVKAKQILPVDELATKVGFDLKEITESNIKSVSYDGKPYAVPLDTHFHMFYYNKDILKKADLLNEDGTPKLGDMTPEGFEKTLSDIHTKVPDVQALAVNTPYFQEPFLNMYYEAGGDILNTDMTKAAINNDKALNVLNFYMDLYKNKYADLNDKAPWDTFHNGKAAFWFGGVWEAGLLLGDKSLNIGAMPLPPIFGSQTHWASSHTLVIPSYVSAEKQEAAAKFMKYFSEIGGKTWGQAGHVPANSNVTASEEYKSLPYRSEFIEAQKTVKFAPPTDKYTTIITTISESLQNIIFGNESPKDGLANMEKQINEVLDN; translated from the coding sequence ATGAAGATGAATAAGAAAAAGAAATGGACGGGAATCCTCACGGCTGGATTAACGCTTGCCCTGGTTTTGTCGGGATGCTCTTCACAAACGAAGGATAGCAGTTCTTCCAGCACAACAACCACGGATGCGCCAAAGACGGAGAGCGCGGGCGGCAGTCCGGTTGAAATCACGTTCTGGAACATGTTCGGGGGCGGGGAAGGCGATTTCGTCGATCAGATCATCAAGGGCTTTAATGACTCTCAAAAGGAAGTCACTGTGAAGCAGCTGCGCCTGGAATCCAATGAATATTACGCCAAGCTCAGCACGGCGCTGTCTTCATCCAAGGGTCCTGATGTTGCCGTAGCTCACGTGGACCGGATATCCCCATTCGTGAAGGCAAAGCAAATTTTGCCTGTGGATGAACTGGCAACCAAGGTTGGCTTTGATCTCAAGGAGATTACCGAATCCAACATCAAGAGCGTGAGTTATGATGGCAAGCCTTACGCTGTGCCGCTGGATACGCACTTTCATATGTTCTACTATAACAAGGATATTTTGAAAAAAGCAGATTTGCTGAATGAGGACGGCACACCGAAGCTCGGCGACATGACACCGGAAGGATTCGAGAAGACGTTAAGCGATATCCATACCAAGGTACCGGATGTGCAGGCGCTTGCCGTGAACACCCCTTATTTCCAGGAGCCGTTCTTGAATATGTATTATGAAGCAGGCGGAGACATCCTGAACACGGATATGACGAAGGCTGCGATCAATAACGATAAAGCACTGAATGTGCTGAATTTCTACATGGATCTCTACAAAAACAAATACGCCGATCTCAATGATAAAGCACCTTGGGACACGTTCCATAACGGCAAAGCCGCATTCTGGTTCGGTGGCGTATGGGAAGCCGGGCTGCTGCTGGGCGACAAGTCCTTGAACATTGGCGCAATGCCGCTGCCTCCGATCTTTGGAAGCCAGACGCACTGGGCGAGCTCGCATACCCTGGTTATCCCTTCGTATGTGTCGGCTGAGAAGCAGGAAGCCGCAGCCAAATTCATGAAGTATTTCTCTGAAATCGGCGGCAAGACCTGGGGGCAAGCAGGCCATGTGCCGGCGAACAGCAACGTGACGGCAAGCGAAGAATATAAGAGTCTTCCATACCGCAGCGAATTTATCGAAGCGCAAAAAACCGTGAAATTCGCACCTCCAACCGATAAATACACCACCATCATTACGACGATCTCGGAATCTTTGCAAAACATTATTTTCGGCAATGAATCACCGAAAGACGGACTCGCAAATATGGAGAAACAGATCAACGAAGTTCTGGATAACTAA